In Camelus ferus isolate YT-003-E chromosome 10, BCGSAC_Cfer_1.0, whole genome shotgun sequence, the following proteins share a genomic window:
- the TCN1 gene encoding transcobalamin-1 isoform X3: MVNSKYTRGIQAANTLLSLRLVGIQNQSLEHQLTQGIQEDMKRKGSDLTSGQLALIILALGACKNTDEVFISDAHLVRKLEEKFQAEIENMEIHNGNPLTNYYQLSLDVLALCLFSGDYSVTEIVDRFTPDNKNYYFGGHFSVDTGAMAVLALTCVQRSITSGKIEADEKDLNKINHYRESLVNKTLSEEKDGLFGNTYSTGEAMQALFVSSNYFENEQNCQKTLHTVLRNVSQGAFRTPTAAAQILPALMGKTYLDVNKDSACAHSPDFNISSDDPVSVTPTASPSKITVNYSVQINKTYSTSVTVKNGSVFLDVMEAAQKKNRTLFCFTTEESSWGPYVTSVQGIQANNNDRTYWELLSNGKSLSQGVGSYVVKDGDNLEVRWAKY; encoded by the exons ATGGTCAATTCAAAATATACCAGAGGAATCCAAGCTGCCAATACCCTGCTGTCCCTCAGACTTGTTGGGATTCAGAACCAAAGCCTAGAACATCAGCTGACCCAGGGAATCCAAGAAGATATGAAAAGGAAAG GGTCCGACTTAACCTCAGGACAGCTTGCCTTGATTATTCTGGCTCTGGGAGCATGTAAAAACACCGATGAAGTGTTTATAAGTGATGCCCATCTGGTCAGAAAACTAGAAGAGAAATTCCAAGCAGAAATTGAGAATATGG AAATACACAATGGCAATCCGCTGACTAACTATTACCAGCTCAGCCTGGACGTCTTGGCCTTGTGTCTGTTCAGTGGGGACTACTCAGTCACTGAAATTGTTGACCGCTTCACTCCTGacaataaaaactattattttggtGGCCATTTCTCAGTAG ATACTGGAGCAATGGCTGTTCTTGCTCTGACCTGTGTGCAGAGGAGTATAACGAGTGGGAAGATTGAAGCAGATGAAAAGGATTTAAACAAAATCAATCATTACAGAGAGTCGCTGGTAAATAAGACTCTGTCTGAGGAAAAAGATGGTCTCTTTGGAAACACATATAGTACAGGAGAAGCCATGCAG GCTCTCTTTGTCTCATCGAACTATTTCGAAAATGAACAGAATTGCCAAAAAACTCTTCACACAGTGCTTCGCAATGTTTCTCAGGGAGCATTCCGTACGCCAACTGCCGCAGCCCAGATCCTACCTGCCCTGATGGGAAAGACCTACCTGGACGTTAACAAAGACTCTGCCTGTGCCCACAGTCCAG ACTTCAACATCTCCTCTGATGACCCTGTATCTGTGACACCGACTGCCTCACCCTCGAAGATCACAGTCAACTACTCCGTGCAAATCAATAAAACATATTCCACCAGTGTCACCGTGAAAAATGGTTCTGTCTTCCTCGATGTGATGGAGGCAGCTCAGAAGAAAAATAGGACTCTATTTTG TTTCACAACGGAGGAGAGCTCATGGGGCCCCTACGTCACCTCTGTCCAGGGCATACAGGCCAACAATAATGACAGAACCTACTGGGAACTTCTGAGTAATGGCAAATCCCTGAGCCAAG gaGTTGGGAGTTATGTTGTCAAAGATGGAGACAATTTGGAGGTTCGTTGGGCCAAATATTAA
- the TCN1 gene encoding transcobalamin-1 isoform X1, with product MRPSYQLPLVGLLLSSLIPGQLCKICEVSKENYSDLKPLLSTMVNSKYTRGIQAANTLLSLRLVGIQNQSLEHQLTQGIQEDMKRKGSDLTSGQLALIILALGACKNTDEVFISDAHLVRKLEEKFQAEIENMEIHNGNPLTNYYQLSLDVLALCLFSGDYSVTEIVDRFTPDNKNYYFGGHFSVDTGAMAVLALTCVQRSITSGKIEADEKDLNKINHYRESLVNKTLSEEKDGLFGNTYSTGEAMQALFVSSNYFENEQNCQKTLHTVLRNVSQGAFRTPTAAAQILPALMGKTYLDVNKDSACAHSPDFNISSDDPVSVTPTASPSKITVNYSVQINKTYSTSVTVKNGSVFLDVMEAAQKKNRTLFCFTTEESSWGPYVTSVQGIQANNNDRTYWELLSNGKSLSQGVGSYVVKDGDNLEVRWAKY from the exons ATGAGACCATCATACCAGCTGCCCCTAGTGGGGCTCCTACTGTCTTCCCTTATCCCAGGCCAACTATGCAAGATCTGCG AGGTAAGCAAAGAAAACTACTCTGACCTGAAGCCTCTGCTAAGCACAATGGTCAATTCAAAATATACCAGAGGAATCCAAGCTGCCAATACCCTGCTGTCCCTCAGACTTGTTGGGATTCAGAACCAAAGCCTAGAACATCAGCTGACCCAGGGAATCCAAGAAGATATGAAAAGGAAAG GGTCCGACTTAACCTCAGGACAGCTTGCCTTGATTATTCTGGCTCTGGGAGCATGTAAAAACACCGATGAAGTGTTTATAAGTGATGCCCATCTGGTCAGAAAACTAGAAGAGAAATTCCAAGCAGAAATTGAGAATATGG AAATACACAATGGCAATCCGCTGACTAACTATTACCAGCTCAGCCTGGACGTCTTGGCCTTGTGTCTGTTCAGTGGGGACTACTCAGTCACTGAAATTGTTGACCGCTTCACTCCTGacaataaaaactattattttggtGGCCATTTCTCAGTAG ATACTGGAGCAATGGCTGTTCTTGCTCTGACCTGTGTGCAGAGGAGTATAACGAGTGGGAAGATTGAAGCAGATGAAAAGGATTTAAACAAAATCAATCATTACAGAGAGTCGCTGGTAAATAAGACTCTGTCTGAGGAAAAAGATGGTCTCTTTGGAAACACATATAGTACAGGAGAAGCCATGCAG GCTCTCTTTGTCTCATCGAACTATTTCGAAAATGAACAGAATTGCCAAAAAACTCTTCACACAGTGCTTCGCAATGTTTCTCAGGGAGCATTCCGTACGCCAACTGCCGCAGCCCAGATCCTACCTGCCCTGATGGGAAAGACCTACCTGGACGTTAACAAAGACTCTGCCTGTGCCCACAGTCCAG ACTTCAACATCTCCTCTGATGACCCTGTATCTGTGACACCGACTGCCTCACCCTCGAAGATCACAGTCAACTACTCCGTGCAAATCAATAAAACATATTCCACCAGTGTCACCGTGAAAAATGGTTCTGTCTTCCTCGATGTGATGGAGGCAGCTCAGAAGAAAAATAGGACTCTATTTTG TTTCACAACGGAGGAGAGCTCATGGGGCCCCTACGTCACCTCTGTCCAGGGCATACAGGCCAACAATAATGACAGAACCTACTGGGAACTTCTGAGTAATGGCAAATCCCTGAGCCAAG gaGTTGGGAGTTATGTTGTCAAAGATGGAGACAATTTGGAGGTTCGTTGGGCCAAATATTAA
- the TCN1 gene encoding transcobalamin-1 isoform X2, with protein MRPSYQLPLVGLLLSSLIPGQLCKICEVSKENYSDLKPLLSTMVNSKYTRGIQAANTLLSLRLVGIQNQSLEHQLTQGIQEDMKRKGSDLTSGQLALIILALGACKNTDEVFISDAHLVRKLEEKFQAEIENMEIHNGNPLTNYYQLSLDVLALCLFSGDYSVTEIVDRFTPDNKNYYFGGHFSVDTGAMAVLALTCVQRSITSGKIEADEKDLNKINHYRESLVNKTLSEEKDGLFGNTYSTGEAMQALFVSSNYFENEQNCQKTLHTVLRNVSQGAFRTPTAAAQILPALMGKTYLDVNKDSACAHSPDFNISSDDPVSVTPTASPSKITVNYSVQINKTYSTSVTVKNGSVFLDVMEAAQKKNRTLFCFTTEESSWGPYVTSVQGIQANNNDRTYWELLSNGKSLSQGVGRVIPII; from the exons ATGAGACCATCATACCAGCTGCCCCTAGTGGGGCTCCTACTGTCTTCCCTTATCCCAGGCCAACTATGCAAGATCTGCG AGGTAAGCAAAGAAAACTACTCTGACCTGAAGCCTCTGCTAAGCACAATGGTCAATTCAAAATATACCAGAGGAATCCAAGCTGCCAATACCCTGCTGTCCCTCAGACTTGTTGGGATTCAGAACCAAAGCCTAGAACATCAGCTGACCCAGGGAATCCAAGAAGATATGAAAAGGAAAG GGTCCGACTTAACCTCAGGACAGCTTGCCTTGATTATTCTGGCTCTGGGAGCATGTAAAAACACCGATGAAGTGTTTATAAGTGATGCCCATCTGGTCAGAAAACTAGAAGAGAAATTCCAAGCAGAAATTGAGAATATGG AAATACACAATGGCAATCCGCTGACTAACTATTACCAGCTCAGCCTGGACGTCTTGGCCTTGTGTCTGTTCAGTGGGGACTACTCAGTCACTGAAATTGTTGACCGCTTCACTCCTGacaataaaaactattattttggtGGCCATTTCTCAGTAG ATACTGGAGCAATGGCTGTTCTTGCTCTGACCTGTGTGCAGAGGAGTATAACGAGTGGGAAGATTGAAGCAGATGAAAAGGATTTAAACAAAATCAATCATTACAGAGAGTCGCTGGTAAATAAGACTCTGTCTGAGGAAAAAGATGGTCTCTTTGGAAACACATATAGTACAGGAGAAGCCATGCAG GCTCTCTTTGTCTCATCGAACTATTTCGAAAATGAACAGAATTGCCAAAAAACTCTTCACACAGTGCTTCGCAATGTTTCTCAGGGAGCATTCCGTACGCCAACTGCCGCAGCCCAGATCCTACCTGCCCTGATGGGAAAGACCTACCTGGACGTTAACAAAGACTCTGCCTGTGCCCACAGTCCAG ACTTCAACATCTCCTCTGATGACCCTGTATCTGTGACACCGACTGCCTCACCCTCGAAGATCACAGTCAACTACTCCGTGCAAATCAATAAAACATATTCCACCAGTGTCACCGTGAAAAATGGTTCTGTCTTCCTCGATGTGATGGAGGCAGCTCAGAAGAAAAATAGGACTCTATTTTG TTTCACAACGGAGGAGAGCTCATGGGGCCCCTACGTCACCTCTGTCCAGGGCATACAGGCCAACAATAATGACAGAACCTACTGGGAACTTCTGAGTAATGGCAAATCCCTGAGCCAAG GAGTTGGGAGAGTCATACCTATTATTTGA